From the Pseudarthrobacter sp. MM222 genome, one window contains:
- a CDS encoding EthD family reductase, with amino-acid sequence MNKIVVLYPEPADRVAFEDYYVNKHLPLAARLPGLKAARYSFRVSGLGDSGTGSPYFAVFEGDFATQADMAAAVASPEGQALLADVPNFATGGAVVVNYPVEALLG; translated from the coding sequence ATGAACAAAATTGTGGTCCTGTACCCCGAACCCGCCGACCGGGTGGCCTTCGAGGACTACTACGTCAACAAGCACCTTCCCCTGGCCGCCAGGCTGCCCGGACTGAAAGCCGCCCGATACTCATTCAGAGTGTCCGGCCTGGGGGATTCAGGCACCGGTTCCCCCTATTTCGCGGTGTTCGAGGGTGATTTCGCTACCCAGGCGGACATGGCCGCAGCCGTAGCCTCCCCCGAAGGCCAGGCCCTTTTAGCAGATGTCCCCAATTTCGCGACCGGAGGGGCGGTCGTCGTGAATTACCCGGTGGAAGCGCTGCTCGGGTAG
- a CDS encoding formylglycine-generating enzyme family protein, translating to MAWVPGGTFLMGSDDHYPEEAPAHRVTVGGFWMDRHAVTNREFSRFVAETGHLTVAEQAPDPAAYPGARPELLVPAGSVFVQPAQRVDLGDPYNWWTYVPGADWRKPRGPGSPVHRLADHPVVQLAWADVEAYAGWAGKSLPTEAEWEFAARGGLDGATYAWGEELTPSGRWMANTWQGEFPIENTEQDGYAGTAPVGSFPANGYGLLDMIGNVWEWTSDWYQAHAETSHACCTPAYPQGGGQDRSSDPSDPARIPRKVMKGGSHLCAPNYCRRYRPAARMPQAVDTATSHLGFRCIIRT from the coding sequence ATGGCCTGGGTTCCCGGCGGCACCTTCCTGATGGGCTCCGACGACCACTATCCCGAGGAGGCACCCGCCCACCGGGTGACGGTCGGCGGGTTCTGGATGGACCGGCACGCGGTCACAAACCGCGAATTCTCCCGGTTCGTCGCCGAGACCGGTCACCTGACCGTAGCCGAACAGGCACCGGATCCGGCTGCCTACCCTGGCGCCCGGCCCGAGTTGTTGGTACCCGCGGGGTCGGTGTTCGTTCAGCCGGCTCAACGGGTGGACCTGGGTGACCCGTATAACTGGTGGACCTACGTGCCGGGAGCCGACTGGCGGAAGCCACGGGGGCCCGGCAGCCCGGTGCACCGGCTGGCAGACCACCCCGTGGTGCAGCTCGCCTGGGCCGACGTCGAGGCGTACGCGGGCTGGGCGGGAAAGTCGCTGCCCACCGAGGCCGAGTGGGAGTTCGCCGCCCGCGGCGGACTCGATGGTGCTACCTATGCCTGGGGCGAGGAGTTGACCCCCTCCGGCCGGTGGATGGCAAACACCTGGCAGGGCGAGTTCCCCATCGAGAACACTGAACAGGACGGGTACGCCGGCACCGCCCCGGTCGGCTCGTTCCCGGCCAACGGCTATGGCCTGCTGGACATGATCGGGAACGTCTGGGAATGGACCTCCGACTGGTACCAGGCACATGCCGAAACCTCGCATGCCTGCTGCACCCCGGCGTACCCGCAGGGTGGCGGACAAGACCGGAGCAGTGACCCGTCCGACCCCGCCCGGATTCCGCGCAAGGTGATGAAGGGCGGTTCGCACCTGTGCGCACCAAACTATTGCCGGCGCTATCGACCCGCGGCACGGATGCCGCAGGCTGTCGACACCGCTACCTCGCATCTGGGCTTTCGCTGCATCATCCGGACTTGA
- a CDS encoding bile acid:sodium symporter family protein yields the protein MPTSMDAGASVDAQRILVLAFQGSIMLTVFGFGLRATVDDVLYVIRRPRMLVISLVSMFIVMPFIALALALVIAPPQVALVALVALSLSPVPPTLLGKEHDAGGRASYGLGLTVAVSVLSIVIIPALVVFLGGLTDNPFNIGFAAVAGQVLSAVVLPLAAGMLVRAFLPRLAARVEKPFSLAAKIVLLAAVAFVLVVAFPQFVQVLTASTVVAFMLFTVLGLSFGHIMAGPDPGDARVLALASALRHPGIALAIATTNFPSLHFGAVIALYLIIGTIVCIPYLKWMQKRAAEGKEPHGD from the coding sequence GTGCCGACCTCCATGGATGCGGGGGCTAGCGTGGATGCCCAGCGGATTCTGGTCCTGGCCTTCCAGGGGAGCATCATGCTGACCGTCTTCGGCTTCGGCCTGCGGGCCACCGTCGATGATGTCCTTTATGTCATCCGCCGTCCGCGAATGCTGGTGATTTCACTGGTGTCCATGTTCATCGTGATGCCCTTCATCGCTTTGGCCCTGGCTTTGGTGATCGCTCCGCCGCAGGTCGCGCTGGTGGCGCTGGTGGCTCTGTCCCTGTCGCCCGTTCCGCCAACCCTGCTGGGCAAAGAACATGACGCAGGCGGGCGCGCCTCCTACGGGCTGGGGCTCACGGTGGCCGTCTCCGTACTTTCGATCGTTATCATCCCCGCACTCGTGGTGTTTCTGGGCGGCCTCACCGACAATCCGTTCAACATCGGCTTCGCAGCCGTCGCGGGACAGGTTCTGTCAGCCGTGGTGCTGCCACTGGCGGCAGGCATGCTGGTGCGCGCCTTCCTGCCCCGCCTTGCAGCGCGGGTGGAGAAGCCGTTCTCCCTTGCGGCAAAGATCGTCCTGCTGGCCGCGGTCGCGTTTGTTCTCGTCGTGGCTTTCCCCCAGTTCGTGCAGGTCCTCACGGCAAGCACTGTCGTGGCCTTTATGCTCTTCACGGTGCTGGGACTGTCCTTCGGCCACATCATGGCCGGCCCGGACCCCGGTGATGCAAGGGTGCTGGCCCTCGCAAGCGCACTCCGGCATCCCGGAATCGCCCTGGCAATCGCCACCACTAACTTCCCGTCACTGCACTTCGGGGCCGTCATCGCCCTGTACCTGATCATAGGCACGATCGTGTGCATCCCCTACCTGAAGTGGATGCAAAAGCGCGCGGCGGAAGGGAAGGAACCCCATGGAGATTGA
- a CDS encoding DUF1622 domain-containing protein has product MEIESVMDGFGRAVDAAGVLAIVIGAAVATLLAAMALLRSRDGTIYTSYRERLGRSILLGLELLVAADIIRTVAVTPTFESVGVLALIVLIRTFLSFTLELEMTGRWPWQKPATGMSAEPQ; this is encoded by the coding sequence ATGGAGATTGAATCGGTCATGGACGGCTTTGGCAGGGCCGTCGACGCCGCCGGCGTCCTCGCAATAGTCATTGGAGCCGCCGTGGCGACGCTCCTGGCAGCCATGGCTTTGCTGCGCAGCCGGGATGGGACAATCTACACGAGCTACCGGGAACGTCTGGGCCGGTCGATCCTCCTGGGCCTGGAACTGCTGGTCGCCGCCGATATTATCCGCACCGTCGCGGTGACCCCCACTTTCGAATCGGTGGGTGTCCTTGCGCTCATCGTCCTGATCCGCACCTTCCTCAGTTTCACGCTGGAGCTTGAAATGACCGGTCGGTGGCCCTGGCAGAAACCCGCTACAGGTATGTCCGCCGAGCCCCAGTAA
- a CDS encoding DUF1254 domain-containing protein — MNTAQPSTPSAPSGLSPAEARAVAKEAYVYGFPVVDGYRIMYAYYVDRGNPEFKAPWNQLKNIPRVYTPEDKAVQTPNSDTPYSMIGLDLRAEPMVLSVPKIEKERYFSIQLIDLYTHNFAYLGSRVTGNDGGSFLIAGPGWTGETPEGVTKVIRAETALMLAVYRTQLFKPDDLDNVQKIQAGYTAQPLSAFLSQPSAPAAPPIDFPKPLTQEEEKSSLEIFNLLNFLLQFCPTHPTEGELMKRFARIGIGPGQTLDVDKLDPGIGEGLGQGIRDAWQDFADLKKQVDAGEVTSGQLFGTREYLQNNYLYRMTAAKLGIYGNSKAEAMYPIYGTDAEGQPLDGAHRYTLRFAPGGLPPVNAFWSLTMYNMPQSLLVANPLDRYLINSAMLPRLARDPDGGLTLIIQSASPGPDLEANWLPAPAGPFMMAMRLYWPKDEALAGHWTAPPLQRTAPGGVP, encoded by the coding sequence ATGAACACCGCGCAACCTTCAACACCGTCGGCCCCATCCGGGCTCAGTCCCGCCGAGGCGCGCGCCGTCGCCAAGGAAGCCTACGTCTACGGTTTTCCGGTGGTGGACGGCTACCGCATCATGTACGCCTATTACGTGGACCGCGGGAACCCGGAGTTCAAGGCGCCCTGGAACCAGCTCAAGAACATACCCCGGGTGTACACACCCGAGGACAAGGCCGTCCAAACGCCGAACTCGGACACGCCGTATTCGATGATCGGCCTGGACTTACGCGCCGAACCGATGGTGCTCTCCGTGCCCAAGATCGAGAAGGAACGGTATTTCAGCATCCAGCTGATCGATCTGTACACGCACAACTTCGCCTACCTCGGCAGCCGCGTCACGGGCAACGACGGCGGCAGCTTCCTGATCGCCGGACCGGGCTGGACGGGCGAAACCCCCGAGGGTGTCACCAAAGTGATCCGCGCCGAAACCGCGCTGATGCTCGCCGTCTACCGCACCCAGCTGTTCAAACCGGACGACCTGGACAACGTTCAAAAGATTCAGGCAGGCTACACGGCACAGCCCCTCTCTGCCTTCCTCAGCCAACCCTCGGCCCCGGCCGCACCGCCCATCGACTTCCCGAAGCCGCTGACGCAGGAAGAGGAGAAGAGCTCCCTGGAAATCTTCAACCTGTTGAACTTCCTCCTCCAGTTCTGCCCCACCCACCCCACAGAAGGGGAGCTAATGAAGCGTTTCGCCCGGATCGGCATCGGCCCTGGGCAGACCCTAGACGTCGACAAGCTGGACCCCGGCATCGGGGAAGGACTCGGGCAGGGCATCCGGGACGCCTGGCAGGACTTCGCCGACCTGAAGAAGCAAGTGGACGCCGGAGAGGTGACGTCGGGACAGCTGTTCGGAACCCGCGAGTACCTGCAGAACAACTACCTCTATCGCATGACCGCCGCGAAGCTGGGCATTTACGGCAATTCTAAAGCCGAGGCCATGTACCCCATCTACGGCACCGACGCCGAAGGCCAACCGCTGGACGGCGCCCACCGGTACACCCTGCGGTTTGCCCCGGGCGGGCTGCCGCCGGTGAACGCATTCTGGTCCCTGACGATGTACAACATGCCCCAAAGCCTGCTCGTAGCCAATCCGCTGGACCGCTACCTGATCAACTCGGCAATGCTGCCCCGGCTAGCTAGGGATCCCGACGGTGGCCTGACCCTGATAATCCAGAGTGCTTCCCCGGGCCCGGACCTGGAAGCCAACTGGCTGCCCGCCCCCGCCGGGCCGTTCATGATGGCCATGCGCCTCTACTGGCCAAAGGACGAAGCGCTGGCCGGCCACTGGACTGCACCGCCACTGCAGCGAACCGCGCCAGGAGGAGTGCCGTGA
- a CDS encoding DUF4395 domain-containing protein encodes MTIPSGTWRKVFAFPNPVNEYAARVTAALVVVLAVVTLLTGFGWGLAVIAVGFWLRLLFGPRVSPLAVLSVKVLTPRLRKKRLVPGPPKRFAQGIGAAVSTAAAILLAAGLAPAAWILLAVLIVAASLEAFAGFCLGCVMFGFLQRRGLIPDDVCEACNDISLRA; translated from the coding sequence ATGACCATCCCGAGCGGTACCTGGCGGAAAGTTTTCGCCTTCCCCAACCCGGTGAACGAGTACGCGGCGCGCGTCACGGCCGCGCTGGTGGTGGTGCTTGCCGTGGTCACCCTGTTGACCGGCTTCGGCTGGGGACTGGCCGTGATCGCCGTCGGCTTCTGGCTTCGGCTGCTGTTCGGCCCGCGGGTCTCGCCCCTGGCTGTGCTGTCGGTTAAGGTCCTGACGCCCCGGCTGAGGAAGAAGCGGCTGGTGCCCGGGCCGCCGAAGCGCTTCGCGCAGGGAATCGGCGCTGCCGTGTCCACCGCCGCCGCCATCCTGCTCGCCGCCGGCCTGGCGCCGGCCGCCTGGATCCTGCTGGCGGTCCTGATTGTGGCCGCCTCGCTCGAAGCCTTTGCCGGCTTCTGCCTCGGCTGCGTGATGTTCGGCTTCCTGCAGCGGCGCGGCCTGATCCCGGACGACGTGTGCGAGGCCTGCAACGACATCTCCCTGCGCGCTTAA
- a CDS encoding exonuclease domain-containing protein has protein sequence MGLDFTAIDFETANGFRGSPCAVGLTKVRRGVVVEEASWLMRPPENHDRFDHHNVRIHGIRPDQVAGLPRFGELFPEIGAFIGGDVLAAHNAAFDLGVIRSGLEVSGLPGPAYDYVCTVMLSRRCYSLVSNSLPYAAEEAGVPLVNHHDAAEDARACAGILIDIAARNGAGSIAELYLSLGLTVSRQPAFDPLRDPLSKASRSALDALAAGPGAGPSSPGAGRPFQSGWPDEGANPVPNALAEPGHPLFGQTVVFTGELGISRPEAKVRSAELGAQPESRVTARTTVLVVGDGFVAADLRSGRLTGKARRVLELHERGQRIEVLSEGEFLQMVGGHLAPAAVA, from the coding sequence GTGGGTTTGGACTTTACAGCGATCGATTTTGAGACCGCGAACGGCTTCCGCGGTTCACCGTGCGCCGTTGGCCTGACGAAAGTCCGCCGCGGCGTCGTGGTCGAGGAAGCCTCCTGGCTGATGCGGCCGCCGGAAAACCACGACCGCTTCGACCACCACAACGTCCGGATCCACGGCATCCGTCCGGACCAGGTCGCAGGCTTGCCCCGCTTCGGCGAACTGTTCCCGGAAATCGGTGCCTTCATCGGCGGGGACGTGCTCGCGGCTCACAACGCCGCCTTCGATCTCGGCGTCATCCGCTCCGGACTGGAAGTCTCCGGGCTGCCGGGTCCCGCCTACGACTACGTCTGCACGGTGATGCTGTCCCGGCGCTGCTACTCGCTGGTGTCCAACTCTTTGCCCTACGCGGCGGAGGAAGCCGGCGTCCCGCTGGTCAACCACCACGACGCCGCCGAGGACGCCCGCGCCTGCGCCGGAATCCTGATCGACATCGCCGCCCGGAACGGTGCCGGCAGCATCGCGGAACTCTACCTGTCCCTGGGCCTGACCGTGTCCCGCCAGCCCGCCTTCGACCCGTTGCGGGATCCGCTGTCCAAGGCCAGCCGGTCCGCCCTCGACGCGCTGGCGGCCGGACCAGGAGCGGGGCCCAGTTCGCCAGGTGCGGGCCGGCCGTTCCAGTCCGGCTGGCCGGACGAAGGGGCCAACCCGGTGCCGAACGCCCTCGCCGAGCCCGGCCACCCGCTGTTCGGCCAGACCGTGGTGTTTACCGGCGAACTGGGAATTTCCCGGCCCGAGGCCAAGGTCCGCTCCGCCGAGCTCGGCGCGCAGCCCGAGAGCCGGGTCACCGCCCGCACCACGGTCCTGGTGGTGGGCGACGGCTTCGTGGCTGCAGATTTGCGCTCCGGACGGCTCACCGGCAAAGCGCGGCGGGTGCTGGAGTTGCACGAGCGGGGCCAGCGGATCGAGGTCCTCTCCGAAGGCGAATTCCTGCAGATGGTCGGAGGCCATCTGGCCCCGGCAGCCGTCGCCTGA
- a CDS encoding VTT domain-containing protein, with the protein MSDFAVSTIGGAGPVQPRLASFLPDWLNPQVFLADPALAPWVVLLVCGIIFAETGLLVGFFLPGDSMLFTAGLLVATDTIKFNIWAFSALIIVAAIIGNQAGYLIGSKAGPAIFNKPDSRLFKRENVESAHAFFEKHGGKALILARFVPIIRTFVPVIVGVAQMNKRKFFLFNVIGALLWGGGVTLLGYLLGDRVPWVRENLDIIFIVIVLVSVIPIGIEVARGFIAKRQAEKYGTDVVEEFIEEHEPEEDRKTP; encoded by the coding sequence ATCAGCGACTTCGCCGTGTCCACGATCGGCGGTGCGGGCCCGGTGCAGCCACGCCTGGCCTCCTTCCTGCCCGACTGGCTCAACCCCCAGGTCTTCCTGGCCGATCCGGCCCTCGCGCCTTGGGTTGTGCTGCTGGTCTGCGGCATCATTTTCGCCGAAACGGGCCTGCTCGTCGGATTCTTCCTGCCGGGCGACTCCATGCTGTTCACGGCCGGACTCCTCGTTGCGACCGACACCATCAAGTTCAACATCTGGGCGTTCTCGGCCCTGATCATCGTCGCGGCCATCATCGGCAACCAGGCCGGCTACCTGATCGGTTCCAAGGCGGGCCCGGCGATCTTCAACAAGCCGGATTCCCGGCTCTTCAAGCGTGAGAACGTCGAGAGTGCCCATGCCTTCTTCGAGAAGCATGGCGGCAAGGCCCTGATCCTGGCCCGCTTCGTCCCCATCATCCGGACCTTTGTCCCGGTGATCGTGGGCGTAGCCCAGATGAACAAGCGCAAGTTCTTCCTGTTCAACGTCATCGGGGCCCTGCTCTGGGGCGGCGGCGTCACCCTGCTGGGCTACCTGCTCGGCGACCGGGTGCCGTGGGTGCGCGAAAACCTGGACATCATCTTCATCGTGATCGTGCTGGTCTCGGTCATCCCGATCGGCATCGAGGTCGCCCGGGGCTTCATCGCCAAGCGCCAGGCTGAGAAGTACGGCACGGACGTCGTCGAAGAGTTCATCGAAGAACACGAGCCCGAAGAAGACCGCAAGACCCCCTAA
- the rdgB gene encoding RdgB/HAM1 family non-canonical purine NTP pyrophosphatase, translated as MTGRPTGDSPVPEPVLVLATHNKGKLRELRELLRGQVPGLDVDTQVVDAGAVGAPDVVETGVTFAENSLLKARAVAQATGLVAIADDSGLSVDVLGGAPGIFSARWAGRHGDDAANLQLLLAQLADVPDAYRGAAFVCAAALAVPGTSPEDGREVVEYGQLEGTLLREPRGAGGFGYDPVLQPTGLDRSCAELSPEEKNAISHRGHAFRALLPAIVEALAGR; from the coding sequence GTGACGGGGCGTCCCACGGGGGACAGCCCCGTACCTGAGCCGGTGCTGGTCCTCGCCACGCACAACAAGGGCAAGCTGCGCGAGCTCCGCGAACTGCTGCGCGGCCAGGTTCCCGGGCTCGACGTCGACACGCAGGTGGTGGATGCCGGCGCCGTCGGCGCGCCCGACGTCGTCGAGACCGGCGTGACCTTCGCCGAGAACTCCCTGCTGAAGGCCCGGGCCGTGGCGCAGGCGACCGGTCTCGTGGCGATCGCCGACGATTCCGGGCTTTCCGTGGACGTGCTGGGCGGCGCGCCGGGCATCTTTTCGGCCCGGTGGGCGGGCCGGCACGGGGACGACGCCGCGAATCTCCAGCTGCTGCTGGCCCAGCTGGCCGACGTGCCGGACGCCTACCGCGGTGCCGCGTTTGTCTGCGCCGCGGCGCTGGCCGTACCCGGCACCTCTCCGGAGGACGGACGCGAAGTCGTGGAGTACGGACAGCTGGAGGGGACGCTGCTGCGCGAACCCCGCGGCGCCGGCGGCTTCGGCTACGATCCGGTGCTCCAGCCGACCGGCCTTGACCGCAGCTGCGCGGAACTCAGCCCCGAGGAGAAGAACGCCATCAGCCACCGCGGCCACGCCTTCCGGGCCCTGCTCCCGGCCATCGTGGAAGCCCTGGCCGGACGGTAA
- the rph gene encoding ribonuclease PH gives MTSEALTAPVLRADGRTPDQLRPISITRGWSKQAEGSALIEFGNTRVLCTASLTEGVPRWLKGEGRGWVTAEYAMLPRATNTRSDRESVKGKIGGRTHEISRLIGRSLRSIIDTKALGEITIVLDCDVLQADGGTRTAAITGAYVALAEAIRFARENKMLARNAQPLVDTIAAVSVGIIDGIPMLDLPYVEDVRAETDMNVVVTGSGKFVEVQGTAEGAPFDRDELNKLLDLALLGTEQLAAIQRETLAEAP, from the coding sequence ATGACTTCCGAAGCACTTACCGCCCCCGTTCTCCGCGCCGATGGCCGCACCCCGGACCAGCTCCGGCCGATCAGCATCACCCGCGGCTGGTCCAAGCAGGCCGAAGGTTCGGCCCTGATCGAGTTCGGCAACACCCGGGTGCTGTGCACGGCCTCCCTGACCGAAGGCGTCCCGCGCTGGCTCAAGGGCGAGGGCCGCGGCTGGGTCACTGCCGAATATGCCATGCTGCCGCGCGCCACGAACACCCGCTCGGACCGCGAATCCGTCAAGGGCAAGATCGGCGGCCGCACCCATGAGATCTCCCGGCTGATCGGACGCTCGCTGCGCTCCATCATCGACACCAAGGCCCTGGGCGAGATCACCATTGTGCTGGACTGCGATGTCCTGCAGGCCGACGGCGGCACCCGCACGGCCGCCATCACCGGCGCCTACGTGGCCCTGGCCGAGGCCATCCGCTTCGCCCGCGAGAACAAGATGCTCGCCCGCAACGCCCAGCCGCTGGTCGACACCATCGCGGCCGTCTCCGTCGGCATCATCGACGGCATCCCGATGCTGGACCTGCCGTACGTCGAGGACGTCCGCGCCGAGACCGACATGAACGTGGTGGTCACGGGCTCCGGCAAGTTCGTCGAGGTCCAGGGCACCGCCGAAGGTGCCCCGTTCGACCGCGATGAGCTGAACAAGCTGCTGGACCTGGCCCTGCTGGGCACCGAACAGCTCGCCGCCATTCAGCGCGAAACCCTGGCCGAGGCCCCGTGA
- a CDS encoding MBL fold metallo-hydrolase, with translation MKLTIVGCTGSFPGPGSPASCYLLTANDGERNWKIVLDLGSGALGAIQRYTDLEDIDAIFLTHLHPDHCMDLCGLHVAVRWKPGGWGRGRIPVWGPAATADRMATAYGLELDPGMHEEFDFSNWSERKPVSVGPFTVTPYAVNHPVEEAYALRVEVTEPAKDGSPVTRVLSYSGDTDSCSGLEDAARDADLFLCEAAFEEGRDDGIKDVHLTGKRAGEAALAAGARRLLLTHIPVWTSPSTVMAEAKPVFGGDVAVAVAGVHYTI, from the coding sequence GTGAAGCTGACCATCGTGGGCTGCACCGGATCCTTTCCGGGCCCGGGCTCGCCGGCGTCGTGCTATCTGCTGACCGCCAACGACGGCGAGCGGAACTGGAAGATCGTCCTTGACCTCGGCAGCGGCGCCTTGGGCGCCATCCAGCGGTATACGGACCTGGAGGACATCGACGCGATCTTCCTCACCCACCTGCACCCGGACCACTGCATGGACCTGTGCGGGCTGCACGTAGCGGTGCGCTGGAAGCCGGGCGGCTGGGGCCGGGGCCGGATTCCGGTCTGGGGACCGGCCGCGACGGCGGACCGGATGGCCACCGCCTACGGCCTCGAACTGGACCCGGGCATGCACGAGGAGTTCGACTTCAGCAACTGGTCCGAGCGCAAACCCGTCTCCGTGGGTCCCTTCACGGTGACGCCCTACGCCGTGAACCACCCCGTCGAGGAGGCCTACGCGCTCCGCGTCGAGGTCACCGAACCGGCCAAGGACGGCAGCCCCGTCACCCGCGTGCTGAGCTATTCGGGTGACACAGACTCCTGCAGCGGGCTGGAGGACGCGGCCCGGGACGCGGACCTGTTCCTGTGCGAGGCAGCCTTCGAGGAGGGCCGCGACGACGGCATCAAGGACGTGCACCTGACCGGCAAGCGGGCGGGCGAGGCAGCGCTGGCCGCCGGTGCGCGACGCCTGCTCCTGACGCACATTCCGGTCTGGACGTCCCCCAGCACGGTCATGGCCGAGGCCAAGCCGGTCTTCGGGGGAGACGTCGCCGTGGCCGTCGCCGGAGTGCACTACACGATCTGA
- the murI gene encoding glutamate racemase gives MAAPRAYPYPRIIMTTASNTDPTAEAVADSPASSTATSQLASRPIGVFDSGVGGLTVARSIIDQLPNESILYVGDTAHGPYGPLPIAEVRANALGVMDELVDSGVKLLTIACNSASAAVLRDARERYTARYGIPVIEVIQPAVRRAVAATRSGRVGVIGTSATVGSRAYEDTFAAAPDLAITSVACPAFVPYVEAGITTGPELLAVAREYLEPLRAAGVDTVVLGCTHYPLLTGVISFVLGDDVTLVSSAEETAKDVYRALASRGLERQDAAAPEHNFIATGDAAQFESLARRFLGPEVLSVRHVDHVAAQYPTGSLARITPEMIAAAQAGTRRPRTSNFVTSTSLPSSLRGAGL, from the coding sequence ATGGCCGCGCCCCGGGCTTACCCCTATCCTCGAATAATCATGACAACAGCTTCGAACACTGATCCCACGGCGGAAGCTGTTGCGGACTCCCCGGCGAGCAGCACCGCTACCAGCCAGCTGGCTTCGCGGCCCATCGGTGTTTTCGATTCAGGCGTCGGCGGGCTCACCGTAGCCCGCTCGATCATCGACCAGCTGCCGAACGAATCCATCCTGTACGTCGGCGACACCGCCCACGGCCCCTACGGCCCGCTGCCCATCGCCGAGGTCCGGGCCAACGCTCTGGGTGTGATGGACGAGCTGGTGGATTCCGGCGTCAAACTGCTGACCATCGCCTGCAACTCCGCGTCCGCCGCGGTGCTGCGGGACGCCCGGGAACGCTACACCGCCCGCTACGGGATCCCCGTGATCGAGGTGATCCAGCCGGCCGTGCGGCGTGCCGTCGCAGCCACCCGCAGCGGCCGTGTGGGCGTGATCGGCACCTCCGCCACCGTCGGTTCCCGCGCCTACGAGGACACCTTCGCGGCTGCTCCGGACCTCGCGATCACCTCCGTGGCCTGCCCGGCGTTCGTGCCGTATGTGGAGGCCGGCATCACCACCGGCCCGGAGCTGCTCGCGGTAGCCCGCGAGTACCTCGAGCCGCTGAGGGCCGCCGGAGTGGACACCGTGGTGCTCGGCTGCACCCACTACCCGCTCCTCACGGGCGTCATTTCTTTCGTTTTGGGGGACGACGTCACCCTGGTGTCGAGTGCCGAGGAGACCGCCAAGGATGTCTACCGCGCCCTGGCCTCCCGCGGCCTGGAACGGCAGGACGCCGCCGCACCCGAGCACAACTTCATCGCCACCGGGGACGCCGCACAGTTCGAGTCCCTCGCCCGGCGCTTCCTTGGCCCCGAGGTCCTCAGCGTCCGCCACGTGGACCACGTCGCGGCGCAGTACCCCACCGGAAGCCTGGCCAGGATTACGCCGGAGATGATCGCTGCCGCGCAGGCCGGCACGCGCCGGCCGCGGACCTCGAACTTCGTCACTTCTACCTCCCTCCCTTCCTCCCTGCGGGGCGCGGGCCTGTGA
- a CDS encoding DUF2017 domain-containing protein, translating to MAKAFKYGLKGITGYLEPAERELLRSLFDDVMAMLEPEERTNQDPLAAMVGLDAEAREPSDRALRRLLPNVSKNDDDASLEFRRLTERSLRESKIGALKAAALGLDKDELLLTPADARHWSTALNDVRLVLAERLDIRDDADAEHVHLMQDWSQAEDVESYLALVYNFTTWLQESLVQAMLQSIDTRG from the coding sequence GTGGCTAAGGCATTCAAATACGGGCTCAAGGGCATCACCGGCTACCTGGAACCGGCTGAACGGGAACTGCTGCGCAGCCTCTTCGACGACGTCATGGCCATGCTGGAGCCGGAGGAACGCACCAACCAGGACCCCCTCGCGGCCATGGTGGGCCTGGACGCAGAGGCCCGTGAACCCTCGGACCGCGCCCTGCGCCGGCTGCTACCGAACGTCTCGAAGAACGACGACGACGCCTCGCTCGAGTTCCGCCGGCTCACCGAACGCTCACTGCGGGAAAGCAAGATCGGCGCGCTGAAGGCCGCCGCCCTGGGCCTGGACAAGGACGAGCTCCTGTTGACCCCGGCCGACGCCCGGCATTGGTCCACGGCGCTCAACGACGTCCGGCTGGTGCTCGCCGAACGCCTGGACATCCGTGACGACGCGGACGCTGAGCATGTCCACCTGATGCAGGACTGGTCCCAGGCCGAAGACGTGGAAAGCTACCTGGCCCTCGTCTACAACTTCACCACCTGGCTGCAGGAGTCCCTGGTCCAGGCCATGCTGCAGTCGATCGACACCCGCGGCTGA
- the clpS gene encoding ATP-dependent Clp protease adapter ClpS gives MTLSVALGPDTQAGTQTGTAASTDVLSAPDIPWNLVIWNDPVNLMSYVSYVFRSYFGYSESKANKLMMEVHKKGRSIVAHGSKEQVEQHAVAMHGYGLWATVEKASGGDGGAGSGGGSGKGKGKRG, from the coding sequence ATGACCCTTAGCGTTGCGCTCGGCCCGGACACCCAGGCCGGCACCCAGACCGGAACAGCGGCGTCCACCGACGTCCTGTCGGCCCCGGACATCCCCTGGAACCTCGTGATCTGGAACGATCCGGTGAACCTGATGAGCTATGTGAGCTACGTCTTCCGTAGCTATTTCGGCTATTCGGAGTCCAAGGCGAACAAGCTCATGATGGAGGTCCACAAGAAGGGACGCTCCATCGTGGCGCACGGGAGCAAGGAACAGGTGGAGCAGCACGCGGTCGCCATGCACGGCTACGGGCTCTGGGCCACCGTGGAAAAGGCCAGCGGCGGCGACGGCGGAGCTGGGTCAGGCGGAGGATCGGGCAAGGGCAAGGGAAAACGTGGCTAA